Proteins from a genomic interval of Zingiber officinale cultivar Zhangliang chromosome 1B, Zo_v1.1, whole genome shotgun sequence:
- the LOC121969040 gene encoding galactose mutarotase-like isoform X2 translates to MAAEIYELSNGTISVKVSNFGATITSLLVPDANGNVADVVLGFDTIEPYQKGASPYFGCIVGRVANRIKEGKFTLNGVEHSLFINNGPNSLHGGKTGFDKVLWEVAEYNKNNQFPSITLKYHSKDGEEGYPGDLSVTAKYSLPSSTSLKLEMEAVPASKATPVSLAQHTYWNLAGHNSGNVLDHSIQIWGSHITPVDDNQIPTGNIKPVSGTPFDFTAETEIGSRILEVPGGYDHNYKLDHGEEKSGLKHAARVKDPSSMRVLDLWTDAPGMQFYTGNFLDGVVGKGGAVYGKQAGLCLETQGFPNAINQLNFPSVVVQPGEKYKHTMVFEFSSN, encoded by the exons ATGGCAGCAGAGATATACGAACTCAGCAACGGCACCATCTCCGTCAAAGTATCCAACTTTGGCGCCACCATCACATCGCTCCTCGTCCCTGATGCCAACG GGAATGTCGCCGATGTAGTACTCGGTTTCGATACCATCGAGCCGTATCAG AAAGGCGCTTCTCCTTACTTTGGATGCATTGTTGGGCGGGTAGCAAACAGAATTAAAGAAGGAAAGTTTACTCTCAACGGCGTTGAACATTCCTTGTTTATCAACAATGGACCGAACAGCCTTCATG GTGGGAAGACAGGTTTTGATAAGGTGCTATGGGAGGTTGCTGAATATAACAAGAATAATCAGTTCCCTTCAATCACCTTGAAGTATCACAGCAAGGATGGTGAGGAAG GTTACCCTGGAGATCTCTCTGTCACTGCCAAGTACTCCCTCCCTTCGAGCACATCGCTGAAGCTTGAAATGGAAGCTGTTCCTGCTAGCAAAGCCACTCCTGTCAGTCTTGCTCAACACACTTACTGGAATCTTGCCGGGCACAACTCTGGCAATGTCCTTGATCACTCGATCCAGATATGGGGATCTCATATCACTCCCGTCGATGACAACCAAATCCCTACCGGCAATATCAAACCAGTCAGTGGCACCCCCTTCGATTTCACAGCAGAAACCGAGATAGGCAGCAGAATCCTTGAAGTACCTGGCGGTTATGATCACAACTACAAACTGGACCATGGAGAAGAGAAATCTGGCTTGAAGCACGCAGCTAGAGTGAAGGATCCTTCGAGCATGAGGGTGCTTGACTTGTGGACCGATGCGCCTGGCATGCAGTTCTACACCGGCAACTTTCTCGACGGTGTTGTGGGAAAGGGTGGGGCAGTGTATGGCAAGCAAGCAGGACTGTGCCTGGAGACGCAGGGGTTCCCGAATGCCATCAACCAACTGAATTTTCCATCTGTTGTGGTGCAACCCGGAGAGAAGTACAAGCACACCATGGTGTTTGAGTTTTCGAGCAACTGA
- the LOC121969004 gene encoding TORTIFOLIA1-like protein 1 isoform X1, producing MATPVPRPPFKLSRSLSAFLSPRNSASLSKSVPSSSSSSSLSSHLAMVELNSRVLAVLSKLSDRDTHQIAVDELEKIIRTLPDTGVPILLHALIHDPAVPSPGLQDLPASKQSSFLVARRESLRLLTFLCACHTDAASAHLPKSIAHIVRRLKDPTSDSLVREACGDAAGSLATLYLLPSVVAETASEDGPGGSGVGGSSPVVWMFVKPLFEAMAEQNKVVQGGAAMCLAKVVECGGKGEDGKIAAAGSAFQRLCPRIFKMLGGQSFLAKGALLSVVSSLAQVGAINPESIQQILQIICECLEINDWATRKAAADTLCVLASYPSHFLGDGAATTIAALEACRFDKVKPCRDSITEALQLWKRIKGQDGTSPQKKESRKSELADNNENEDHEGFGSIRVQDLSKISYASASSGETMSVLKGNSTNIPEKAAALIKKKAPALTDKELNPEFFQKLENRSSDDLPIEVMVPHRCLQSSHSQIKGQQENCRHLVGVPNCDGTTLPKLDYSDGCENLNTWDKGSEQRLLWWKDSKEKLIDNRSERFLKDLPPDHLEATRSDAHTEGPFMSNKASWSAIQRRLAQLERQQASITNMLQDFMGGTRDNMVNLENRVRCLERVVEEMLHDLAMPSGRRGGSMALQFDNSSGRSSYTSSKFSSIVEMRFPFSKRFFSSGSVVSSVRGRDSTWRSESEACDSYGYTMSRNGFLNSKRDFDAVPVDVGAHRTDHDTDQINGRSSWNKGSGSIRLGEGPSARSVWRSSKDEATLEAIRVAGDDNGTSRNSAHIPAPQLDAEALTDDNQLPDKGPHWASWTRTMDLFHIGDIDSAYAEILSTSDDLLLVKLMDKSGPVFDQLSSEITSAVLHAIGQFILEQGLFDIALSWLQQLSDLVENDVNFLKVPLELKREILLNLHEACRLKLPDNWEGALPDQLMMQLGSAWGLSLQQLVK from the exons ATGGCGACTCCCGTTCCCAGGCCTCCTTTCAAGCTCTCCAGGTCCCTTTCCGCATTCCTAAGCCCTCGCAATTCTGCCTCCTTGTCCAAATCtgtaccttcttcttcttcttcctcttcgcttTCCTCCCATCTCGCCATGGTGGAACTCAACTCGCGTGTCCTCGCTGTGCTCTCCAAACTCTCCGACAGAGACACTCACCAGATCGCCGTCGACGAACTCGAGAAGATCATTCGGACCCTCCCAGATACCGGCGTCCCTATACTCCTCCACGCCCTCATCCACGACCCCGCCGTGCCTTCGCCCGGCCTGCAGGACCTACCCGCGTCCAAGCAATCTTCATTCCTCGTCGCCCGCCGCGAGTCCCTCCGCCTCCTCACTTTTCTCTGTGCCTGCCATACGGATGCGGCCTCCGCGCACCTCCCCAAGAGCATCGCCCACATTGTCCGACGCCTCAAGGACCCTACTTCCGATTCCTTAGTTCGAGAAGCCTGCGGCGACGCCGCAGGCTCACTCGCCACGCTGTACCTCCTCCCGTCGGTCGTGGCGGAGACTGCGTCAGAGGACGGCCCTGGCGGAAGTGGAGTAGGCGGATCATCGCCGGTGGTGTGGATGTTCGTGAAACCGTTGTTTGAGGCAATGGCGGAACAGAACAAGGTGGTGCAGGGCGGGGCGGCTATGTGCCTCGCAAAGGTGGTGGAGTGTGGGGGGAAAGGAGAAGATGGGAAAATTGCAGCAGCAGGGTCCGCATTCCAGAGGCTGTGCCCGAGGATATTTAAGATGCTTGGTGGCCAGAGCTTTCTAGCCAAAGGAGCATTGCTTTCAGTTGTCTCTAGCCTTGCTCAG GTAGGAGCTATTAATCCCGAGAGCATACAACAAATACTGCAAATAATTTGTGAATGCCTTGAGATTAATGACTGGGCTACCCGTAAGGCAGCTGCTGATACATTATGTGTGTTAGCTTCTTACCCAAGTCATTTTCTTGGTGATGGTGCTGCAACAACCATAGCTGCTCTTGAGGCTTGCCGTTTTGACAAG GTAAAACCTTGCAGAGATAGCATAACAGAGGCACTACAATTATGGAAGAGGATTAAAGGGCAGGATGGAACTTCACCACAAAAAAAAG AATCTAGGAAATCCGAATTGGCTGATAACAATGAAAACGAAGATCATGAAGGGTTTGGTTCTATTAGAGTTCAGGACTTATCAAAGATTTCCTATGCTTCTGCTTCATCTGGTGAAACCATGTCTGTATTAAAGGGAAACAGCACTAACATACCAGAGAAAGCAGCTGCACTTATAAAGAAAAAGGCACCTGCTTTGACAGACAAAGAATTGAACCCAGAATTCTTCCAGAAACTCGAGAACAGGAGTTCAGATGACTTACCTATAGAAGTAATGGTACCTCATAGGTGCTTGCAGTCCTCTCATTCACAAATCAAAGGGCAACAAGAAAATtgcagacacttggtgggagtgCCAAACTGTGATGGAACGACACTCCCAAAGTTGGATTACTCTGATGGATGTGAAAATTTAAATACATGGGACAAGGGGTCAGAACAAAGGCTATTGTGGTGGAAAGATTCAAAAGAAAAACTTATTGATAATAGAAGTGAGAGATTTTTGAAGGATTTACCTCCAGATCATTTAGAGGCCACTAGATCTGATGCCCATACTGAAGGGCCATTTATGAGTAATAAAGCCAGTTGGTCAGCCATACAGAGACGATTAGCTCAATTAGAGAGGCAACAAGCCAGTATCACGAATATGTTACAG GACTTCATGGGAGGCACCCGTGATAATATGGTGAATCTAGAAAATAGAGTCAGGTGTCTGGAGAGAGTTGTGGAAGAAATGCTTCATGACTTGGCTATGCCATCTGGAAGGAGAGGAGGAAGTATGGCTCTACAATTTGACAATTCTTCAGGTAGATCTTCATATACCAGCTCAAAGTTTAGCAGCATAGTTGAGATGCGATTTCCATTTTCCAAAAGGTTTTTCTCATCAGGCAGTGTAGTTTCTAGTGTAAGAGGAAGAGATTCTACATGGAGGTCTGAATCTGAAGCATGTGATTCATACGGATACACGATGTCAAGAAATGGATTTTTGAACTCAAAGCGGGATTTTGATGCTGTTCCAGTGGATGTTGGGGCACACAGAACTGATCATGACACGGATCAAATCAATGGCAGGAGTTCGTGGAACAAGGGATCAGGATCAATTAGGCTTGGTGAAGGACCTTCAGCAAGAAGTGTTTGGCGCTCCTCAAAGGATGAGGCTACTCTGGAAGCAATTCGGGTAGCTGGGGACGATAATGGTACTTCCAGAAATTCTGCACACATACCTGCTCCCCAATTAGATGCTGAAGCTTTAACAGATGACAATCAATTGCCAGATAAGGGTCCGCATTGGGCATCTTGGACTCGCACCATGGATTTATTTCATATTGGTGATATTGATTCAGCTTATGCAGAGATTCTTTCAACTAGTGATGATTTATTGCTTGTAAAGCTGATGGATAAATCAGGTCCAGTTTTTGACCAACTCTCTAGTGAAATAACAAGTGCAGTCTTGCATGCAATTGGACAGTTTATTCTAGAACAAGGTTTGTTTGATATAGCCCTAAGCTGGCTTCAGCAG TTGTCAGACCTTGTAGAGAATGACGTTAACTTCCTTAAGGTTCCACTTGAAttgaaaagggagattttattgaATCTCCATGAAGCTTGCAGGCTAAAACTTCCAGACAATTGGGAGGGGGCACTTCCAGACCAACTAATGATGCAGTTAGGTTCAGCTTGGGGTCTCAGTTTGCAACAACTTGTCAAGTAA
- the LOC121969004 gene encoding TORTIFOLIA1-like protein 1 isoform X2 — MATPVPRPPFKLSRSLSAFLSPRNSASLSKSVPSSSSSSSLSSHLAMVELNSRVLAVLSKLSDRDTHQIAVDELEKIIRTLPDTGVPILLHALIHDPAVPSPGLQDLPASKQSSFLVARRESLRLLTFLCACHTDAASAHLPKSIAHIVRRLKDPTSDSLVREACGDAAGSLATLYLLPSVVAETASEDGPGGSGVGGSSPVVWMFVKPLFEAMAEQNKVVQGGAAMCLAKVVECGGKGEDGKIAAAGSAFQRLCPRIFKMLGGQSFLAKGALLSVVSSLAQVGAINPESIQQILQIICECLEINDWATRKAAADTLCVLASYPSHFLGDGAATTIAALEACRFDKVKPCRDSITEALQLWKRIKGQDGTSPQKKESRKSELADNNENEDHEGFGSIRVQDLSKISYASASSGETMSVLKGNSTNIPEKAAALIKKKAPALTDKELNPEFFQKLENRSSDDLPIEVMVPHRCLQSSHSQIKGQQENCRHLVGVPNCDGTTLPKLDYSDGCENLNTWDKGSEQRLLWWKDSKEKLIDNRSERFLKDLPPDHLEATRSDAHTEGPFMSNKASWSAIQRRLAQLERQQASITNMLQDFMGGTRDNMVNLENRVRCLERVVEEMLHDLAMPSGRRGGSMALQFDNSSGSVVSSVRGRDSTWRSESEACDSYGYTMSRNGFLNSKRDFDAVPVDVGAHRTDHDTDQINGRSSWNKGSGSIRLGEGPSARSVWRSSKDEATLEAIRVAGDDNGTSRNSAHIPAPQLDAEALTDDNQLPDKGPHWASWTRTMDLFHIGDIDSAYAEILSTSDDLLLVKLMDKSGPVFDQLSSEITSAVLHAIGQFILEQGLFDIALSWLQQLSDLVENDVNFLKVPLELKREILLNLHEACRLKLPDNWEGALPDQLMMQLGSAWGLSLQQLVK, encoded by the exons ATGGCGACTCCCGTTCCCAGGCCTCCTTTCAAGCTCTCCAGGTCCCTTTCCGCATTCCTAAGCCCTCGCAATTCTGCCTCCTTGTCCAAATCtgtaccttcttcttcttcttcctcttcgcttTCCTCCCATCTCGCCATGGTGGAACTCAACTCGCGTGTCCTCGCTGTGCTCTCCAAACTCTCCGACAGAGACACTCACCAGATCGCCGTCGACGAACTCGAGAAGATCATTCGGACCCTCCCAGATACCGGCGTCCCTATACTCCTCCACGCCCTCATCCACGACCCCGCCGTGCCTTCGCCCGGCCTGCAGGACCTACCCGCGTCCAAGCAATCTTCATTCCTCGTCGCCCGCCGCGAGTCCCTCCGCCTCCTCACTTTTCTCTGTGCCTGCCATACGGATGCGGCCTCCGCGCACCTCCCCAAGAGCATCGCCCACATTGTCCGACGCCTCAAGGACCCTACTTCCGATTCCTTAGTTCGAGAAGCCTGCGGCGACGCCGCAGGCTCACTCGCCACGCTGTACCTCCTCCCGTCGGTCGTGGCGGAGACTGCGTCAGAGGACGGCCCTGGCGGAAGTGGAGTAGGCGGATCATCGCCGGTGGTGTGGATGTTCGTGAAACCGTTGTTTGAGGCAATGGCGGAACAGAACAAGGTGGTGCAGGGCGGGGCGGCTATGTGCCTCGCAAAGGTGGTGGAGTGTGGGGGGAAAGGAGAAGATGGGAAAATTGCAGCAGCAGGGTCCGCATTCCAGAGGCTGTGCCCGAGGATATTTAAGATGCTTGGTGGCCAGAGCTTTCTAGCCAAAGGAGCATTGCTTTCAGTTGTCTCTAGCCTTGCTCAG GTAGGAGCTATTAATCCCGAGAGCATACAACAAATACTGCAAATAATTTGTGAATGCCTTGAGATTAATGACTGGGCTACCCGTAAGGCAGCTGCTGATACATTATGTGTGTTAGCTTCTTACCCAAGTCATTTTCTTGGTGATGGTGCTGCAACAACCATAGCTGCTCTTGAGGCTTGCCGTTTTGACAAG GTAAAACCTTGCAGAGATAGCATAACAGAGGCACTACAATTATGGAAGAGGATTAAAGGGCAGGATGGAACTTCACCACAAAAAAAAG AATCTAGGAAATCCGAATTGGCTGATAACAATGAAAACGAAGATCATGAAGGGTTTGGTTCTATTAGAGTTCAGGACTTATCAAAGATTTCCTATGCTTCTGCTTCATCTGGTGAAACCATGTCTGTATTAAAGGGAAACAGCACTAACATACCAGAGAAAGCAGCTGCACTTATAAAGAAAAAGGCACCTGCTTTGACAGACAAAGAATTGAACCCAGAATTCTTCCAGAAACTCGAGAACAGGAGTTCAGATGACTTACCTATAGAAGTAATGGTACCTCATAGGTGCTTGCAGTCCTCTCATTCACAAATCAAAGGGCAACAAGAAAATtgcagacacttggtgggagtgCCAAACTGTGATGGAACGACACTCCCAAAGTTGGATTACTCTGATGGATGTGAAAATTTAAATACATGGGACAAGGGGTCAGAACAAAGGCTATTGTGGTGGAAAGATTCAAAAGAAAAACTTATTGATAATAGAAGTGAGAGATTTTTGAAGGATTTACCTCCAGATCATTTAGAGGCCACTAGATCTGATGCCCATACTGAAGGGCCATTTATGAGTAATAAAGCCAGTTGGTCAGCCATACAGAGACGATTAGCTCAATTAGAGAGGCAACAAGCCAGTATCACGAATATGTTACAG GACTTCATGGGAGGCACCCGTGATAATATGGTGAATCTAGAAAATAGAGTCAGGTGTCTGGAGAGAGTTGTGGAAGAAATGCTTCATGACTTGGCTATGCCATCTGGAAGGAGAGGAGGAAGTATGGCTCTACAATTTGACAATTCTTCAG GCAGTGTAGTTTCTAGTGTAAGAGGAAGAGATTCTACATGGAGGTCTGAATCTGAAGCATGTGATTCATACGGATACACGATGTCAAGAAATGGATTTTTGAACTCAAAGCGGGATTTTGATGCTGTTCCAGTGGATGTTGGGGCACACAGAACTGATCATGACACGGATCAAATCAATGGCAGGAGTTCGTGGAACAAGGGATCAGGATCAATTAGGCTTGGTGAAGGACCTTCAGCAAGAAGTGTTTGGCGCTCCTCAAAGGATGAGGCTACTCTGGAAGCAATTCGGGTAGCTGGGGACGATAATGGTACTTCCAGAAATTCTGCACACATACCTGCTCCCCAATTAGATGCTGAAGCTTTAACAGATGACAATCAATTGCCAGATAAGGGTCCGCATTGGGCATCTTGGACTCGCACCATGGATTTATTTCATATTGGTGATATTGATTCAGCTTATGCAGAGATTCTTTCAACTAGTGATGATTTATTGCTTGTAAAGCTGATGGATAAATCAGGTCCAGTTTTTGACCAACTCTCTAGTGAAATAACAAGTGCAGTCTTGCATGCAATTGGACAGTTTATTCTAGAACAAGGTTTGTTTGATATAGCCCTAAGCTGGCTTCAGCAG TTGTCAGACCTTGTAGAGAATGACGTTAACTTCCTTAAGGTTCCACTTGAAttgaaaagggagattttattgaATCTCCATGAAGCTTGCAGGCTAAAACTTCCAGACAATTGGGAGGGGGCACTTCCAGACCAACTAATGATGCAGTTAGGTTCAGCTTGGGGTCTCAGTTTGCAACAACTTGTCAAGTAA
- the LOC121969004 gene encoding TORTIFOLIA1-like protein 1 isoform X3 encodes MATPVPRPPFKLSRSLSAFLSPRNSASLSKSVPSSSSSSSLSSHLAMVELNSRVLAVLSKLSDRDTHQIAVDELEKIIRTLPDTGVPILLHALIHDPAVPSPGLQDLPASKQSSFLVARRESLRLLTFLCACHTDAASAHLPKSIAHIVRRLKDPTSDSLVREACGDAAGSLATLYLLPSVVAETASEDGPGGSGVGGSSPVVWMFVKPLFEAMAEQNKVVQGGAAMCLAKVVECGGKGEDGKIAAAGSAFQRLCPRIFKMLGGQSFLAKGALLSVVSSLAQVGAINPESIQQILQIICECLEINDWATRKAAADTLCVLASYPSHFLGDGAATTIAALEACRFDKVKPCRDSITEALQLWKRIKGQDGTSPQKKESRKSELADNNENEDHEGFGSIRVQDLSKISYASASSGETMSVLKGNSTNIPEKAAALIKKKAPALTDKELNPEFFQKLENRSSDDLPIEVMVPHRCLQSSHSQIKGQQENCRHLVGVPNCDGTTLPKLDYSDGCENLNTWDKGSEQRLLWWKDSKEKLIDNRSERFLKDLPPDHLEATRSDAHTEGPFMSNKASWSAIQRRLAQLERQQASITNMLQDFMGGTRDNMVNLENRVRCLERVVEEMLHDLAMPSGRRGGSMALQFDNSSVSSVRGRDSTWRSESEACDSYGYTMSRNGFLNSKRDFDAVPVDVGAHRTDHDTDQINGRSSWNKGSGSIRLGEGPSARSVWRSSKDEATLEAIRVAGDDNGTSRNSAHIPAPQLDAEALTDDNQLPDKGPHWASWTRTMDLFHIGDIDSAYAEILSTSDDLLLVKLMDKSGPVFDQLSSEITSAVLHAIGQFILEQGLFDIALSWLQQLSDLVENDVNFLKVPLELKREILLNLHEACRLKLPDNWEGALPDQLMMQLGSAWGLSLQQLVK; translated from the exons ATGGCGACTCCCGTTCCCAGGCCTCCTTTCAAGCTCTCCAGGTCCCTTTCCGCATTCCTAAGCCCTCGCAATTCTGCCTCCTTGTCCAAATCtgtaccttcttcttcttcttcctcttcgcttTCCTCCCATCTCGCCATGGTGGAACTCAACTCGCGTGTCCTCGCTGTGCTCTCCAAACTCTCCGACAGAGACACTCACCAGATCGCCGTCGACGAACTCGAGAAGATCATTCGGACCCTCCCAGATACCGGCGTCCCTATACTCCTCCACGCCCTCATCCACGACCCCGCCGTGCCTTCGCCCGGCCTGCAGGACCTACCCGCGTCCAAGCAATCTTCATTCCTCGTCGCCCGCCGCGAGTCCCTCCGCCTCCTCACTTTTCTCTGTGCCTGCCATACGGATGCGGCCTCCGCGCACCTCCCCAAGAGCATCGCCCACATTGTCCGACGCCTCAAGGACCCTACTTCCGATTCCTTAGTTCGAGAAGCCTGCGGCGACGCCGCAGGCTCACTCGCCACGCTGTACCTCCTCCCGTCGGTCGTGGCGGAGACTGCGTCAGAGGACGGCCCTGGCGGAAGTGGAGTAGGCGGATCATCGCCGGTGGTGTGGATGTTCGTGAAACCGTTGTTTGAGGCAATGGCGGAACAGAACAAGGTGGTGCAGGGCGGGGCGGCTATGTGCCTCGCAAAGGTGGTGGAGTGTGGGGGGAAAGGAGAAGATGGGAAAATTGCAGCAGCAGGGTCCGCATTCCAGAGGCTGTGCCCGAGGATATTTAAGATGCTTGGTGGCCAGAGCTTTCTAGCCAAAGGAGCATTGCTTTCAGTTGTCTCTAGCCTTGCTCAG GTAGGAGCTATTAATCCCGAGAGCATACAACAAATACTGCAAATAATTTGTGAATGCCTTGAGATTAATGACTGGGCTACCCGTAAGGCAGCTGCTGATACATTATGTGTGTTAGCTTCTTACCCAAGTCATTTTCTTGGTGATGGTGCTGCAACAACCATAGCTGCTCTTGAGGCTTGCCGTTTTGACAAG GTAAAACCTTGCAGAGATAGCATAACAGAGGCACTACAATTATGGAAGAGGATTAAAGGGCAGGATGGAACTTCACCACAAAAAAAAG AATCTAGGAAATCCGAATTGGCTGATAACAATGAAAACGAAGATCATGAAGGGTTTGGTTCTATTAGAGTTCAGGACTTATCAAAGATTTCCTATGCTTCTGCTTCATCTGGTGAAACCATGTCTGTATTAAAGGGAAACAGCACTAACATACCAGAGAAAGCAGCTGCACTTATAAAGAAAAAGGCACCTGCTTTGACAGACAAAGAATTGAACCCAGAATTCTTCCAGAAACTCGAGAACAGGAGTTCAGATGACTTACCTATAGAAGTAATGGTACCTCATAGGTGCTTGCAGTCCTCTCATTCACAAATCAAAGGGCAACAAGAAAATtgcagacacttggtgggagtgCCAAACTGTGATGGAACGACACTCCCAAAGTTGGATTACTCTGATGGATGTGAAAATTTAAATACATGGGACAAGGGGTCAGAACAAAGGCTATTGTGGTGGAAAGATTCAAAAGAAAAACTTATTGATAATAGAAGTGAGAGATTTTTGAAGGATTTACCTCCAGATCATTTAGAGGCCACTAGATCTGATGCCCATACTGAAGGGCCATTTATGAGTAATAAAGCCAGTTGGTCAGCCATACAGAGACGATTAGCTCAATTAGAGAGGCAACAAGCCAGTATCACGAATATGTTACAG GACTTCATGGGAGGCACCCGTGATAATATGGTGAATCTAGAAAATAGAGTCAGGTGTCTGGAGAGAGTTGTGGAAGAAATGCTTCATGACTTGGCTATGCCATCTGGAAGGAGAGGAGGAAGTATGGCTCTACAATTTGACAATTCTTCAG TTTCTAGTGTAAGAGGAAGAGATTCTACATGGAGGTCTGAATCTGAAGCATGTGATTCATACGGATACACGATGTCAAGAAATGGATTTTTGAACTCAAAGCGGGATTTTGATGCTGTTCCAGTGGATGTTGGGGCACACAGAACTGATCATGACACGGATCAAATCAATGGCAGGAGTTCGTGGAACAAGGGATCAGGATCAATTAGGCTTGGTGAAGGACCTTCAGCAAGAAGTGTTTGGCGCTCCTCAAAGGATGAGGCTACTCTGGAAGCAATTCGGGTAGCTGGGGACGATAATGGTACTTCCAGAAATTCTGCACACATACCTGCTCCCCAATTAGATGCTGAAGCTTTAACAGATGACAATCAATTGCCAGATAAGGGTCCGCATTGGGCATCTTGGACTCGCACCATGGATTTATTTCATATTGGTGATATTGATTCAGCTTATGCAGAGATTCTTTCAACTAGTGATGATTTATTGCTTGTAAAGCTGATGGATAAATCAGGTCCAGTTTTTGACCAACTCTCTAGTGAAATAACAAGTGCAGTCTTGCATGCAATTGGACAGTTTATTCTAGAACAAGGTTTGTTTGATATAGCCCTAAGCTGGCTTCAGCAG TTGTCAGACCTTGTAGAGAATGACGTTAACTTCCTTAAGGTTCCACTTGAAttgaaaagggagattttattgaATCTCCATGAAGCTTGCAGGCTAAAACTTCCAGACAATTGGGAGGGGGCACTTCCAGACCAACTAATGATGCAGTTAGGTTCAGCTTGGGGTCTCAGTTTGCAACAACTTGTCAAGTAA